From a single Ascaphus truei isolate aAscTru1 chromosome 2, aAscTru1.hap1, whole genome shotgun sequence genomic region:
- the COMMD3 gene encoding COMM domain-containing protein 3: MELSEDLQKGLHRLADPARFSPKSFTALIRAAFLSLTGGQAAEAALDNVELQHIDPAQMKHCHAAATTCILEAVKHNADRSTLSTFLEDCKFDKERTEQFWTEYQKNKDSLEILLESIGRCPPHVTDISWRLEYQIKTNQLHKTYRPAYLVKLNVESSDPSQNPDISFNCSMEQMQDLVGKLKDAAKSLERTTQM, translated from the exons ATGGAGCTGTCGGAGGACTTGCAGAAGGGTTTGCACCGCTTAGCTGATCCCGCCCGGTTTAGCCCCAAATCCTTCACCGCTCTCATCCGGGCGGCCTTCCTGAGCTTGACTGGGGGCCAGGCCGCAGAGGCAGCCTTAG ATAACGTGGAGCTGCAGCATATTGATCCAGCGCAAATGAAACACTGTCATGCTGCAGCCACAACGTGTATACTGGAAGCAGTGAAGCACAATGCAGACAGGTCAACCCTAAG CACATTCCTTGAAGACTGTAAATTTGACAAAGAAAGAACAGAGCAATTCTGGACAGAATACCAG AAAAACAAGGATTCTTTGGAAATCCTGCTTGAAAG CATAGGTAGATGCCCTCCACATGTAACTGATATTTCCTGGCGTCTTGAATATCAAATAAAG actaACCAACTCCACAAAACGTATCGACCAGCCTATCTAGTGAAATTAAACGTAGAG AGTTCCGATCCCAGCCAGAACCCAGATATTAGTTTTAATTGTTCTATGGAACAAATGCAG GATTTAGTAGGGAAACTTAAAGATGCCGCAAAAAGCCTAGAGAGGACAACTCAGATGTGA